A portion of the Melanotaenia boesemani isolate fMelBoe1 chromosome 2, fMelBoe1.pri, whole genome shotgun sequence genome contains these proteins:
- the LOC121657072 gene encoding neuronal pentraxin receptor-like, producing MEQHQSHIRETRNPTPLETVINPPEKELESVTGKKDFIVIILAAGMVAFIGAVICIIAAVHTGSSKAAAAQQQPANDNHSLYPDAAVQTPGTGGSVARAGSLGALHGSETPDSEAPTFNIGLSGLDGVSGLTGHDPTVSRLICTPIPTGECNPRNFQQQADDPSLYAGEDWGYLRTTAEELRQTVLQQKDQILTDQRTIRELTGKLSECEKGLSSRSSGAAALRGGKGAMEDMHLERIMVRDSPASMSDGVHLLTVRAVDELEQAITQLKDRIEKLESDIGPFPHNRTDSNTSDMPWEADMSGGPERSADPGHRAGADRPWRIEDLEGELGRKVELLEKERKALRLETEKHRQEIDQGINKLHHRISGLEEGIAGHSFPEGYRLSFPARTNYMFALVKHSIPKMRAFTACLWLRPAGGGIGTPLSYAVPEQPNELVLLQGLHTPAELLLNDKVAQLPLNLSRGSWQHICVSWTQKGGVWQAYQGGKLKGEGEGLATGHHIRPGGVLVLGQEQDSLSGGFDSSQALVGELSQVGLWDRVLSSTQVATLARCGRVTQGNVAPWTENGVEAYGGATKDPGEPCSKHSRSSQ from the exons TTCATTGTTATTATCTTGGCCGCCGGGATGGTGGCCTTCATCGGAGCGGTTATCTGCATCATCGCGGCTGTCCACACCGGATCCTCCAAGGCTGCTGCCGCACAGCAGCAGCCCGCAAACGACAACCACTCGCTGTATCCGGACGCGGCAGTGCAGACCCCGGGGACCGGGGGCTCCGTGGCCCGAGCCGGATCGCTGGGCGCTCTCCATGGTTCTGAAACGCCTGATTCAGAAGCTCCTACTTTCAACATCGGGCTGAGCGGGCTGGATGGGGTCAGTGGACTTACTGGACATGATCCGACGGTCAGTCGGCTCATCTGCACACCGATCCCCACTGGAGAGTGTAACCCAAGAAACTTTCAGCAACAAGCGGATGACCCGTCGCTGTACGCGGGCGAAGATTGGGGTTATCTCCGCACCACCGCGGAAGAACTCCGGCAGACGGTTCTGCAGCAGAAGGATCAAATATTAACCGACCAGCGGACCATCAGAGAGCTGACGGGGAAACTATCGGAGTGTGAGAAAGGACTAAGCAGCAGAAGCAGCGGCGCTGCGGCGCTGCGAGGGGGCAAAGGCGCGATGGAAGACATGCACCTGGAGCGGATCATGGTGCGGGACAGCCCGGCCTCGATGTCCGACGGTGTGCATTTACTCACCGTTAGAGCTGTGGATGAACTGGAGCAGGCTATCACTCAGCTCAAAGACCGCATAGAGAAACTGGAG TCAGACATTGGCCCATTTCCACACAACCGGACAGACAGCAACACCTCAGATATGCCATGGGAAGCCGACATGTCTGGCGGCCCAGAAAGGTCAGCCGATCCTGGGCACAGAGCTGGTGCTGACAGACCTTGGAGGATTGAAGACTTGGAGGGGGAGCTGGGTAGAAaggtggagctgctggagaaagagagaaaggccCTGAGGCTGGAAACAGAGAAGCACAGACAGGAAATCGACCAAGGCATCAATAAACTACACCATCGCATCTCGGGCCTGGAGGAAG GTATAGCGGGACACTCATTTCCAGAGGGCTACAGATTGTCCTTCCCAGCACGGACAAACTACATGTTCGCTCTAGTGAAACACTCCATTCCAAAGATGCGGGCTTTCACTGCCTGTTTGTGGTTGAGGCCTGCGGGGGGAGGCATTGGGACCCCTCTGTCTTATGCTGTTCCTGAACAGCCGAATGAACTGGTCCTTCTGCAAGGCTTGCATACGCCTGCTGAGCTACTCCTCAATGACAAG GTGGCCCAGTTGCCTCTGAATCTTTCCCGAGGAAGTTGGCAACACATTTGTGTGAGCTGGACTCAGAAGGGAGGAGTGTGGCAGGCCTATCAGGGGGGAAAGCTAAAGGGTGAAGGAGAGGGACTGGCTACAGGACATCACATAAGACCCGGAGGAGTTCTCGTACTGGGACAGGAGCAG GACTCCCTCAGTGGAGGTTTTGACTCATCCCAGGCACTGGTTGGAGAACTGTCCCAGGTGGGTCTTTGGGACAGAGTCCTATCGTCTACCCAAGTGGCCACCTTGGCTCGATGCGGCAGAGTAACCCAGGGCAATGTGGCCCCCTGGACCGAGAATGGCGTTGAGGCATATGGTGGAGCAACCAAAGATCCAGGCGAGCCTTGTAGTAAACACAGCAGGAGCTCCCAATGA